The Takifugu flavidus isolate HTHZ2018 chromosome 17, ASM371156v2, whole genome shotgun sequence genome contains a region encoding:
- the skida1 gene encoding SKI/DACH domain-containing protein 1, translated as MGDLECGFEEMQGVRLGYLLIKGKQMFALSQVFTDLLKNIPRTTVHKRMDHLKVKKHHCDLEELRKLKAINSIAFHAAKCTLISREDVEALYFSCKTERVLKSNKRKAKAACSPGGDGDKTTAGLIRADAELWKEKVWFSLHGVPQTFTLHKKTSKMRELAPCLTDSKLPQFYHKTHERECRSLTKSNYKHFKNYETDKITGKRVTLSQRQSFFRSRQPVVLQSAMAAQSRLSRSAGDKRKRRREGGGGRDGARHSWNRSRHAHQHLPPVLFLQPKSPGSHGASYGAFHFDPDFYLDARPHHYHHQQQQHHVPSFPESYSSDTESSTYSDREYPDSDFGSGFSTSSNSGSSEEEEDDEDDTQTESSEASSDEEESSSQSDSSSVSSRVSIQSIRFRRARVGSLTKTLNSKPPLVLQPTFHYNNQPQHETQHKRPSPGRDDSRHEKRQKCEFICTEIGKDFGASQISKLNSVGAGKCFFTDHKVEKTDPNRNEPSCDLTSDSSGYNWKAFQSLWRTTGNPTKCSTGLGAQSLHDKLPKCAEKREARTSNQKPTSPLKKIKSETEETYVTAAPHAVNGKTARTPPFTLHNVKIKVEESSDEYEYRAQDASVKCKTDNGQHQSDAIKQGDFLSGEIPTTESGCDVSPISPRGPQECDQETPCTDEEQSVSKTCKLAVLRKTQSRAFGARTKRKLARINAAVSSSYSSSSCRPGSEEPATEDLPSRHKRNAGNPTSPGKPSFSLMANFPSPPSLVVGSDGDLCPAYSLNSLRGPGPPPPSHPVWRWQPGGHVLPPPQAQRTRKY; from the coding sequence ATGGGAGACTTGGAGTGTGGCTTTGAGGAAATGCAAGGAGTAAGACTGGGATACCTGCTCATCAAAGGCAAACAAATGTTTGCTTTGTCTCAGGTCTTCACCGACCTGCTGAAGAACATCCCTCGGACCACGGTGCACAAACGCATGGATCACCTCAAGGTGAAAAAGCACCACTGCGACCTGGAGGAACTCAGGAAGCTTAAAGCAATAAATTCTATAGCTTTCCATGCCGCTAAATGCACTCTGATTTCACGGGAGGACGTGGAGGCTCTGTATTTTTCCTGCAAGACGGAGCGGGTGTTAAAATCCAATAAAAGAAAAGCGAAAGCGGcctgttctcctggaggtgACGGCGATAAGACAACTGCGGGGCTCATCCGTGCTGACGCCGAGCTATGGAAAGAAAAAGTTTGGTTTAGTTTGCACGGTGTCCCACAGACTTTCACCCTTCACAAAAAAACCAGCAAAATGAGAGAGCTCGCTCCTTGCCTTACCGACTCTAAACTACCTCAATTTTACCACAAAACCCACGAACGGGAATGCCGCTCGTTGACTAAGTCCAATtacaaacactttaaaaactATGAAACAGATAAAATAACAGGGAAGCGCGTTACTTTGAGCCAAAGGCAGTCGTTTTTTCGGAGCCGGCAGCCGGTGGTGCTCCAGTCCGCCATGGCTGCTCAATCCAGGCTCTCGCGCTCAGCCGGCgacaaaaggaagaggaggcgcGAGGGGGGCGGCGGCAGAGACGGCGCGAGGCACTCATGGAACAGGAGCAGACACGCGCACCAACACCTACCACCGGTACTGTTTCTCCAGCCCAAATCACCAGGCAGTCACGGGGCATCTTACGGTGCGTTTCATTTCGATCCGGATTTCTACCTTGACGCGAGACCTCACCActaccaccatcagcagcagcaacaccacgTGCCGAGCTTCCCGGAGAGTTACAGCAGTGACACCGAGTCCAGCACCTACTCGGACCGCGAATACCCCGATTCAGACTTTGGGTCCGGAttctccaccagcagcaactccgggagctcagaggaggaggaggacgacgaagaTGACACGCAGACAGAGAGTTCAGAGGCCAGCTCCGATGAGGAGGAGAGCTCCTCCCAGTCCGATTCGAGTTCTGTTTCCAGTCGTGTTTCGATCCAAAGCATTCGGTTCAGACGGGCCCGGGTAGGATCTTTGACAAAAACACTCAATTCTAAACCACCTTTGGTTCTGCAGCCTACTTTTCACTACAACAACCAGCCACAACACGAGACACAACACAAGAGGCCATCGCCGGGCCGTGATGACAGCAGAcacgaaaaacgtcaaaaatgtgAATTTATATGCACTGAAATCGGAAAAGACTTTGGAGCCTCGCAGATATCCAAATTGAACTCAGTTGGTGCCGGAAAGTGTTTTTTCACCGATCATAAAGTAGAAAAAACTGATCCAAACCGGAATGAACCGTCGTGTGACCTGACCTCTGACTCATCAGGATATAACTGGAAGGCCTTTCAGTCCTTATGGAGAACAACGGGAAACCCCACTAAATGCTCAACTGGACTGGGCGCACAGAGCCTGCACGACAAGCTACCCAAATGTGCCGAAAAACGGGAGGCAAGGACCAGCAACCAGAAACCGACCTCGccattgaaaaaaataaagagcgAAACAGAAGAAACCTATGTGACCGCTGCCCCCCACGCTGTCAACGGCAAGACAGCCAGGACGCCCCCTTTCACCCTCCACAATGTGAAAATTAAAGTGGAGGAAAGCAGTGATGAATATGAATATAGGGCTCAGGACGCTTCAGtcaaatgtaaaacagacaaTGGCCAGCATCAAAGTGACGCCATCAAGCAGGGCGATTTTCTTAGCGGTGAAATTCCAACTACAGAAAGCGGCTGCGACGTGTCCCCCATATCCCCACGTGGTCCTCAGGAATGCGACCAGGAAACGCCGTGTACCGATGAGGAGCAATCTGTGAGCAAAACCTGCAAACTAGCGGTGCTGAGAAAAACGCAGTCCAGAGCTTTCGGAGCGCGAACAAAGCGCAAACTAGCCAGGATTAACGCGGCTGTCTCTTCTTCATATTCTTCTTCGTCCTGTCGACCTGGCTCAGAGGAACCGGCCACGGAAGATTTACCGAGCAGACACAAACGCAACGCCGGCAACCCCACATCCCCCGGAAAACCCTCTTTCAGCCTGATGGCAAATTTCCCTTCCCCACCGTCACTGGTTGTTGGCAGCGACGGGGATTTGTGCCCCGCTTACTCCCTGAACTCGCTGAGGGGCCCCGGGCCTCCCCCTCCGTCCCACCCCGTGTGGAGGTGGCAGCCGGGCGGCCACGTTCtccctcccccacaagctcaaAGAACAAGGAAATACTGA